Below is a genomic region from Virgibacillus dokdonensis.
GAGAAATACGTCCCCGGGGTGAATATCCTCTTGAAAATATTCAATAATTGCTTTTGCAGTTAAATGTAAAGTGCCTACATGAACAGCGATATCCTGCGTACCTTGCATTACAATATTCCCATTAGCGTCACATAATGCAGAACTGAAATCTCGATTATATATAACAAACGAATAACACGTTCGTATTATCTGTTCCGACATCTGATCAACTAAATTAATAAAACTATTCTTTAACACTTCAAATGTTACTGGATCTAAAGAATTGTTTTTCATCACTTCCATCACGCTCCCCCTATATTCACATGAATAATTATATTTTTATACTCATCAACGGTAGCGGTAAACTGTGGCGGAATAATAATTGTCGTATCTAACTGTTCGACAATTGCAGGTCCATGTATAAAGCTATCTACTGGGAGAAGTGACCGTTTATATATTGGTGTACGAACTAAACCATCTTCTTCCTTAAAATAAACATGACGATATTTCTTTAAAGCATTTTCTAAATTCCCTGAAGGCTCCTCTTTTGCTAGTTCTGGTTTAGGTACTGTCCCAATAGCCTCAACACGTAATCCATAAATTTCTACCTTTTGATCTGGATTCGAGAAGGCGAATGCCCGCTCATGTTCTTGGTGAAACTTGTCTAAAGCACTACTTAAAGAAACGATTGGACGATTGACAGTGACAGCTAGCGACCTCCATTGACCGGAGTAACGCATTTCCAAATGCCGAATCAATTGCATGTTTTGTACGGAGACCTTTTCCTTTTTTAATAACTCTATTCCCTTTTGCTCTAATTTAGCAAATGCCTTATTTAAATCTTCTTGATCCACATCTTCCATATTGGCTACATAAGTTTGGGTTATATCGTGGCGGTAATCAACAAGTAAACAGCCGTATGCAGCTGCAACACCAGGATAGGTGGGTATAATAACATGAGGAATATGCAGTTCTTTTGCTAGATAAGCGCTATGCAGTCCTCCTGCTCCACCAAAAGCAACTAATACGAAGTCTCTTGGGTCATAGCCCTTTCTAACCGAAATAAGACGAAGCGCATCACTCATGTTAGCATTAGCTACATTTAATATCGCGTCTGCGGCTTCCAGAGAAGTATAGCCAAACGTTTCACATATTGGTTGCAGCGATTGAAGCGCTTGTTCTTTTTTTAACTGCATCTCGCCATTTAATAGGGAGTTGCTGAGCCGACCTAATATCAAATTCGCATCGGTGTTTGTAGGCTGTGTTCCACCTTTCCCATAACTTGCAGGGCCAGGAAATGAACCAGCACTCTCTGGACCATTTCTCAGAGAACCACCTGCATCAATCCAAGCTAAACTCCCTCCCCCTGCACCAATCGTCATCAGTTCAATACTTGGAAATCCTATTGGATACCCATACTCGATATACCATTCTTTTGTCATTTTCAAATTTCCATCATAAACTAAAGAAATATCCGTACTTGTTCCGCCCATATCTAATCCAATGGCACTCTTATACCCGCATAAACTTGCAATATGCTTAGTTGCAATTGCTCCAGCAGCAATACCCGAACTCGCAAGTCGTCCCGCGTATTTTGGTACATTTTCCGAAGTAATCACACCACCTCCAGAATGCATAATTAAAATTTCTCCTTTATACCCCTTTTCACCTAATTTACTTTCCAATGTCTTCATATAATTGGTTATTTTTGGGCCAAGAACAGCATTAATTACTGTTGTACTCATCCGCTCATGTTCAAAAATTTCTGGAAGAATATCACTTGAAATAGTGATGAAAACATCTGGTAGTTGCTCTTGTAATATTTCCTTTGTTACACGTTCATTTTCCCCATTGATATAAGCATTTAAAAAACAAACGGCAATGGCTTCTACCCCTCTTTTTTTCAGCTTGTGTGCTAATGCTTTTACTTCCTGCTCATTTACATCAACAAGGATATCACCAGCGTAATCCGTTCTTTCTGTAATTTCAAAACGATCTCTTCTTTTGATATATGGCTGGGCAACATCGTTATACGCATCCCATAAATCCAATTTTGTACCTCTACGTATTTCTATTGCATCACGAAATCCTTTCGTAGTAATTAGTGCCGTATTAGGAAGTTTCCGTTCTATTAAAGCATTAGTCCCTGCAGTCGTACCGTGCGAAAAAACCTTGATCTCTTCAAAAGGTATATTAACCTTTTTCAGCCCTTGTATGACACCAATATCAGGATTTGCAGGAGTAGATGACGTTTTCTCTACAGAAATCTTCTTATTAATTTCATCAAATACAAACACATCTGTGAACGTCCCACCCACATCAACAGCAACTCTTAAATTCCCCATATTTCTCCTCCAATGCTTTAGAAAGCCTTTGTTTTTCTTATCCTATAAACCAAAAAACTCACATTTCCCTAAAATATTTAAAACCAGTTATACAGACAGAGAAAATCCATCAATATAACTGGTTTTAATCTAGGGTTTGCTCAACCGAAAAAAGAGAGTCAATTAGATTTGGCAGTTAATTAAATTTAGGTACTTAAAATACGAATTATTCTTTATTTAAAAAATATTTTAACAAATAATCTTGCAATTGTCACGTTTTTTTAATTGGCTTAAAATATGTGCTTCCTAAAGATGTCTGTTTAAAATATAAAGACAGACACGATGAATAAGCCTATTGCTATCGCAATAACGAATAGTAAACTACCTTTCCACCCTAAAGCACCTACTAAATCTGACAAAACACTTCCATGAATACTACTTGAAGGATTATTTAATTCCTCTTGTCTCATTCTTTCCCTTTTTCTTTCAGGAGTTTCCTTACCCTCTCCGTCTTTTTTCATTAAGTACTTCCTCCCTTCCTAATTCAACATGTACAAGGTAGAATCTTCTCTAAGCCAATGGAAAGAAGTATTTTTTGCTGATCATATTAGCTAACAAATTTATACAACCGCTTCCTTTTTTATGGTACTATTACGTGGAGGAGGAATTCATATGGCTATAATCAGTACATTATTAGGTACAATCGCATCATTGGGGATCATTGCTGGCATTATCTTACTAATCATGGGTGCTATTAAAAAGAAAAAATACAGAGGCGGCTTGATAACACTCGTTTCCATCGTTTTATTTAGCATAGCATCCTTTATGATGCCTGACGAGTTGAAAGAAAAGTATGCAAACCAAGAACAAAGCAAAGCCGAAACCACGGATAAAGATAAACGAGTAATTGATGATGATTACGATGACGACGAATACGACGATGATAAACGCAAAAAGAAAACCAACGCGCTTTCTTCTCAACAGAAAAAAACGATAAAAGCAGTACAAAATTTCCCTACTTTTACGAAAGAATACAAAAAATTAAGCCGTAGTACACAAAAGAAAACATGGGATAAGCATTTATCTGGAAAAAAAGTAACTTGGAAAGGTTACGTGATGGAAGCCAAAGGAAAAAAGGTATACGTTTGGGGAGGAAACAGATACAACGGGCAAAAATGGTCTAAAGTTAAATCAAGTAAGAAAAATGAGGCTTACCAAGTGTTTCTTGCCGATTTTGGAAGAAGTACTCCAAAGAAAGCATTGAAGCCTGGGGATAAAGTAACAATAAAAGGTACATTGATGTCCAGCGGTGACCCGAAACAAAATATGCATTGGAAACTACATAACGCCAAAATTGGGTATTAGAAAAACCTAGCTATCGGCAAAATCTTATGACGATAGCTAAGCTTTTCTTATATTATTGTTTTCCTATAGGGAAAGGAGACAAGTTTCCTTTCACTAAAACACGATCGTTTTATTTTGATGCACAATGATCCGATCCTCCAGATGCCATTTGACAGCACGTGATAGAACAACCCTCTCGATCGCTTGTCCAATCTTCTTCATTTTCGCAATATCATCTCTATGGTCTACTCTACCGATATCTTGCTCAATAATCGGACCTTCATCCAGATCATTGGTTACATAATGAGAGGTCGCTCCAATCATTTTTACACCGCGTTCATAAGCACGTTCATATGGCTTTGCACCAACAAAAGCTGGTAAAAAAGAATGATGGATATTAATGATTCTGTTCTCATAATTTTTAACAAAGTCACTTGTTAATATTTGCATATAGCGCGCAAGCACAATAACATCGACCTCGTAATCTTTCAGCAATTGAAGTTGCTTTTCCTCTACTTGTTTGCGAATATCTTTATTTGCTGGAATGTAATAAAAAGGAATTCCCAGCGACTCAACTGTTTCTCTAGCTGTTTCATGATTGCTAATAACAAGAGCGATATTCGCCATAAGACCACCGCTTTGATATTCCCACAACAATTCCATTAAACAATGCGGTTCATTAGAGACAAAAATCGCTACATTTTTCAATTGACTAACATAAACGAATTGCCAATTCATCGCAAA
It encodes:
- a CDS encoding hydantoinase/oxoprolinase family protein; the protein is MGNLRVAVDVGGTFTDVFVFDEINKKISVEKTSSTPANPDIGVIQGLKKVNIPFEEIKVFSHGTTAGTNALIERKLPNTALITTKGFRDAIEIRRGTKLDLWDAYNDVAQPYIKRRDRFEITERTDYAGDILVDVNEQEVKALAHKLKKRGVEAIAVCFLNAYINGENERVTKEILQEQLPDVFITISSDILPEIFEHERMSTTVINAVLGPKITNYMKTLESKLGEKGYKGEILIMHSGGGVITSENVPKYAGRLASSGIAAGAIATKHIASLCGYKSAIGLDMGGTSTDISLVYDGNLKMTKEWYIEYGYPIGFPSIELMTIGAGGGSLAWIDAGGSLRNGPESAGSFPGPASYGKGGTQPTNTDANLILGRLSNSLLNGEMQLKKEQALQSLQPICETFGYTSLEAADAILNVANANMSDALRLISVRKGYDPRDFVLVAFGGAGGLHSAYLAKELHIPHVIIPTYPGVAAAYGCLLVDYRHDITQTYVANMEDVDQEDLNKAFAKLEQKGIELLKKEKVSVQNMQLIRHLEMRYSGQWRSLAVTVNRPIVSLSSALDKFHQEHERAFAFSNPDQKVEIYGLRVEAIGTVPKPELAKEEPSGNLENALKKYRHVYFKEEDGLVRTPIYKRSLLPVDSFIHGPAIVEQLDTTIIIPPQFTATVDEYKNIIIHVNIGGA
- a CDS encoding DUF6366 family protein, with protein sequence MKKDGEGKETPERKRERMRQEELNNPSSSIHGSVLSDLVGALGWKGSLLFVIAIAIGLFIVSVFIF
- the purU gene encoding formyltetrahydrofolate deformylase, translated to MNHFMKKSIEYFKIENENKARLLIKCPDQPGIVATVSDFLYRNGANIITSDQYTLNPDGGQFFMRIEFYCPQLGEKAEQIEQAFQPIGEQFAMNWQFVYVSQLKNVAIFVSNEPHCLMELLWEYQSGGLMANIALVISNHETARETVESLGIPFYYIPANKDIRKQVEEKQLQLLKDYEVDVIVLARYMQILTSDFVKNYENRIINIHHSFLPAFVGAKPYERAYERGVKMIGATSHYVTNDLDEGPIIEQDIGRVDHRDDIAKMKKIGQAIERVVLSRAVKWHLEDRIIVHQNKTIVF